In Planctomycetota bacterium, a single window of DNA contains:
- a CDS encoding NAD(P)-dependent oxidoreductase translates to MRVLIAGASGFVGRNVLMACPRSWDVVGTWCRRGDLVGFIEANGLNHVQPFHCDLGTPEGAEALSCFVGGRVDAVLHLVSSSDPTWSIAHPAEEFNYTALPLARLCERVKSDRFVLVSSGAVYEGLTGVVGPSRPLRPTLPYAVAKLAAERLVEFFRQRGSVGSYVIVRFMGAYGPYEPPRKIYTRLVEAFGVRRQRQFKLRGDGENWIDAMYIDDAVRGLLAMLTGEPSDLTVDFGIGMPLTLNDLVRAAARTFGVEDVQIAYEGAVAEHHRFRVSPARVAELYNFVPHVPLEDGLHRLHRFILEHAGLES, encoded by the coding sequence GTGAGAGTCCTGATCGCAGGAGCATCCGGGTTTGTTGGGCGCAACGTGCTAATGGCCTGTCCCCGGTCATGGGATGTGGTGGGGACGTGGTGCCGGCGGGGAGATCTTGTGGGCTTCATTGAGGCAAATGGACTGAACCATGTACAACCGTTCCATTGCGACCTGGGGACACCTGAAGGCGCTGAAGCGCTATCATGCTTTGTCGGTGGGCGGGTCGACGCTGTGTTACACTTGGTCTCAAGCAGCGACCCAACGTGGTCCATTGCTCACCCTGCCGAGGAATTCAATTACACCGCGCTCCCACTCGCGCGACTCTGTGAACGGGTGAAGTCGGACCGTTTCGTCCTTGTCTCATCTGGCGCGGTGTACGAAGGGCTGACAGGAGTGGTAGGACCGAGTCGGCCATTGCGCCCGACCTTGCCCTATGCGGTTGCCAAGCTTGCCGCAGAACGTCTCGTGGAGTTCTTCCGCCAGAGAGGAAGTGTCGGGAGCTATGTGATAGTGCGGTTCATGGGCGCCTATGGCCCGTACGAGCCGCCACGGAAGATCTATACGAGGCTTGTGGAGGCATTCGGTGTGCGCCGGCAACGACAGTTCAAACTCCGCGGCGACGGGGAAAACTGGATCGACGCGATGTACATCGACGACGCTGTCCGGGGACTCCTTGCCATGCTCACTGGCGAGCCATCAGACTTGACGGTTGACTTCGGCATCGGCATGCCGCTAACGCTGAACGACTTGGTCCGAGCAGCGGCCCGCACTTTCGGTGTTGAGGATGTCCAGATCGCGTACGAGGGGGCAGTCGCCGAACACCATCGATTCCGCGTCTCTCCGGCGCGCGTGGCCGAGTTGTACAATTTCGTGCCCCACGTACCGCTGGAGGATGGACTGCACCGCCTTCACAGGTTCATCTTGGAGCACGCCGGACTGGAAAGCTGA
- a CDS encoding NAD-dependent epimerase/dehydratase family protein, producing MVEGRTIFITGGAGFIGSTLAGRLVERNRVIIFDNMSRNSLKDRAFADAPNLRVVRGDVLDFDGLRKAMQGADIVVHCAAIAGVPTVSKSPVTTMRVNMIGSANVLAAAAELARCDRVVCFSTSEVFGSQAFNSEENDGAVTGTVGEARWTYAVSKLAEEHLAISYFNEKWLPTTVVRPFNIYGPGQVGEGAMRTFVLRALRNEPLEVHGDGTQIRAWCYVDDMIEAVLVAMGHPRAVGECFNIGNQRAVVTIYGLANTVVRVLQSRSPIVFARKEYADIELRIPSVRKAKEVLGFEAKVDLEEGILRTAEYYRTQLADGLQAAVLRSERTGCLGAPVDVGSSRAASR from the coding sequence ATGGTCGAGGGCAGAACGATCTTCATCACGGGCGGCGCCGGGTTCATCGGTTCCACTCTGGCCGGGCGACTGGTTGAGAGGAACCGGGTGATCATTTTCGACAATATGTCCAGGAACTCCCTGAAGGACAGGGCTTTCGCGGATGCCCCGAATCTCAGAGTGGTGCGAGGTGATGTGCTCGACTTCGATGGCCTGAGGAAGGCGATGCAAGGGGCCGATATCGTGGTGCACTGTGCCGCCATTGCGGGTGTCCCGACAGTCAGCAAGAGCCCAGTGACCACCATGAGGGTAAACATGATTGGCTCGGCGAATGTTCTAGCCGCGGCGGCCGAATTGGCGCGGTGCGACCGGGTGGTCTGCTTCTCCACGAGCGAGGTTTTCGGGTCCCAGGCCTTCAACTCCGAGGAGAACGACGGCGCGGTTACAGGGACTGTCGGGGAGGCCCGATGGACGTATGCAGTAAGCAAACTCGCTGAGGAGCATCTCGCTATCTCTTACTTTAACGAGAAATGGCTCCCGACCACTGTCGTGAGACCCTTCAACATCTATGGCCCTGGCCAGGTGGGTGAAGGCGCAATGCGGACATTCGTCCTCCGCGCGTTGAGGAACGAGCCCCTCGAGGTCCACGGAGACGGTACACAAATTCGGGCCTGGTGCTATGTTGACGACATGATTGAGGCTGTGCTGGTGGCCATGGGACATCCTAGGGCGGTAGGCGAATGCTTCAACATTGGGAATCAGAGAGCCGTAGTCACGATCTATGGTTTGGCAAACACAGTTGTTCGCGTCCTGCAATCGAGGTCGCCAATTGTCTTTGCGCGCAAGGAGTATGCCGATATCGAGCTTCGCATCCCCTCTGTGAGGAAGGCCAAGGAGGTGCTGGGCTTCGAAGCGAAGGTGGACCTGGAGGAAGGCATCTTGCGTACGGCGGAGTACTACAGAACTCAGCTTGCTGATGGGTTGCAGGCTGCTGTCCTCCGAAGCGAGCGAACTGGATGCCTCGGAGCCCCTGTCGATGTGGGCTCCTCTCGGGCTGCTTCGCGCTAG
- a CDS encoding WecB/TagA/CpsF family glycosyltransferase — protein MATAELASRLAPGLPAVTLCGVRLDAVREAECVSLILERLKAGRGGWVVTVNLDHLRRLVRDAEYARLCQGACLMVADGMPLVWASRLQGTPLPERVAGSNLISSLSAAAAREGRSVYLLGGAAGSAVAAASRLQQRYTGLKVVGTDCPPMGFEGSSDQMGAIEERLLRARPDIVYVGLGSPKQERLIGRLRGGLPGAWWLGVGISFSFLGGQVRRAPRWMQLAGLEWVHRLAQEPRRLATRYLVQGVPFALLLFARACAARGLARHVGPGSDGGCR, from the coding sequence ATGGCGACGGCAGAACTGGCCAGTAGACTGGCCCCCGGATTGCCTGCCGTGACGCTGTGTGGCGTCAGGCTTGACGCTGTCCGCGAGGCCGAATGCGTGTCCCTCATCCTCGAGCGGCTGAAGGCGGGCCGAGGGGGGTGGGTGGTGACGGTGAACCTTGACCACCTGCGCCGCCTCGTGCGCGACGCCGAGTATGCTCGGCTCTGCCAGGGGGCCTGCCTGATGGTGGCCGACGGGATGCCGCTCGTCTGGGCGAGCCGCCTTCAGGGCACGCCGCTGCCGGAACGTGTCGCGGGCTCGAACCTGATCTCAAGTCTCAGCGCTGCGGCTGCGCGGGAAGGACGGTCGGTGTACCTCCTCGGCGGCGCTGCGGGCTCGGCCGTGGCGGCGGCCTCTCGCCTCCAGCAACGCTACACGGGCCTCAAGGTGGTCGGGACGGACTGCCCCCCAATGGGGTTCGAAGGCTCTTCCGACCAGATGGGGGCGATCGAAGAGCGGTTGCTTCGCGCACGGCCCGACATCGTCTACGTAGGCCTCGGCTCGCCCAAGCAGGAGCGGCTGATCGGTCGCCTGCGGGGCGGCTTGCCTGGCGCCTGGTGGCTCGGGGTGGGCATCAGCTTCAGCTTTCTGGGCGGCCAAGTTCGCCGTGCCCCCCGATGGATGCAACTGGCCGGGCTCGAGTGGGTGCACCGTCTGGCGCAGGAACCGCGGCGACTGGCTACGCGCTACCTCGTCCAGGGAGTGCCCTTTGCCCTGTTGCTCTTCGCGCGCGCCTGCGCCGCGCGTGGCCTCGCGCGGCACGTTGGGCCCGGCTCTGATGGTGGCTGCCGCTGA